One Pectinophora gossypiella chromosome 21, ilPecGoss1.1, whole genome shotgun sequence genomic region harbors:
- the LOC126376752 gene encoding coiled-coil domain-containing protein 103: MEKLSEQDVAAMEQQLKNCVEYDRQYWRVNDVKCDAIYTAKTYEEFADRVAAAHLRPLERADYKAKQHGWNQFATKKEDKE, translated from the exons ATGGAGAAGTTAAGCGAGCAAGACGTAGCAGCAATGGAGCAGCAGCTGAAGAATTGTGTGGAGTATGATCGTCAGTATTGGCGTGTCAATGATGTGAAGTGTGACGCGATATATACTGCCAAGACTTATGAGGAGTTTGC GGACCGCGTGGCTGCAGCTCACCTGCGGCCGCTGGAGAGAGCCGACTACAAGGCTAAGCAGCATGGCTGGAACCAATTCGCTACCAAGAAGGAAGACAAAGAATAG
- the LOC126376819 gene encoding protein FAM183A-like, with protein MGDGKCTFGTRMPIDIHMLNEIIYREMKHFRNYKIYRPNFGSIPVTGKFYAAHDMVMSESPEETAKVAAYHQNVAQTRAKGPRSKYPAPATENQSYGWFLTPLVPMDRNDPRFYFPQKESIHTKIEVVILMSNPKNRQQH; from the exons ATGGGCGACGGCAAGTGTACGTTTGGGACGAGGATGCCCATCGACATCCACATGCTGAACGAGATCATCTACCGCGAGATGAAACACTTCCGCAACTACAAGATATATCGGCCCAACTTCGGAT CAATCCCGGTGACGGGCAAGTTCTACGCGGCCCACGACATGGTGATGTCGGAGTCCCCCGAGGAGACCGCAAAGGTGGCCGCCTACCATCAGAACGTGGCACAGACCCGCGCCAAGGGACCCCGCTCCAAATATCCCGCCCCTGCAACTGAAAACCAGAG CTACGGTTGGTTCCTCACGCCCCTGGTGCCGATGGACCGCAACGACCCGCGGTTCTACTTCCCGCAGAAGGAGAGCATCCACACCAAGATCGAGGTGGTCATCCTCATGTCCAACCCCAAGAACAGGCAGCAGCATTGA